Genomic DNA from Echeneis naucrates chromosome 23, fEcheNa1.1, whole genome shotgun sequence:
CTAAAACATCCAGTTGTTCCTTATCTGTGACATCAAACCATCTGCAATGATGCTGGGAAGCATCTCATTCATCAtaactgaaaattaaatactctttttaaatttttagttacctttttttttttttttttttttgcatgttcaGGTTGTAGTGTTCTTGTTTGAAGCTGAAGTTGTGAGTGTTGGCGTTTCAGCCATGATTATGCTGAACATCATTATTTCTGCAGCTGAGACTGGGCATAAAGGCACAGACCACCTGGACCTGGCTGGTGTTCCTCCAAGCAAATCCCACCACGAAGCTCCTCTGCCGTCGTCGCCTGAAACCAAAAAGAAGACCAAAGGCCTAAAGAGATTTTTTGGCCGGTAACACTCAGCGTactgtcagctgtgtttctctATAACAGGAGTATCTGTGGTCATTCATACTGAGGTATTTCCTCCTGCAGGCTAAAGAGGAGTCACTCCACCTCCTTCAACCCCGATGATGCAGCAGAGATGGAGTTTAGGAGGGGCggagtcagagccacagctggACCTCGACTTGGGTGGTCACGTGAATCTAAACACAAGTAGGTGTCAAATAATGATCACAAACATTTGGTGTGTTTAGCTATTGGGAAGTTAGAATTAGTTTTCTTTGAATAGTTACAATTTTCTAAATAGATCCAGTCTAAAGTGGTTTAATGGAAACGCATATacttctgtcttctctctctgttcagtGCTGTTGATATTCCTTTCTCACGGTGGAGCAAAGATGATGTTTGTGCATGGCTGCATGAACAAGGCCTCGGGCTGTTTGCTGCTCAGGGCCAGAGCTGGATTAAGTCTGGACAAACACTCCTGCAGGCATCGCAGCATGATCTGGAGAAGGTAGGTGTGCCGTGACTCAGCTATTTTCAGGTTGTTCTTGCCACAGAAACTCAGTCAGAAATATTATACTGGAATGTTTGTAAAGTaagttttaacttttaactttgaACCTTCTGAGCagtcactctgtgtgtttttatttgacgACTGGATACAGAGGTGTTTCCCAGATGTTGTGACTCTGTTGCGGCCGTGTTCCTCTTTCAGGAGTTGGCCATGAAGCAGCCTCTCcacaggaagaagctgcagctggcCTTGCAGGCTCTCGGATCAGACGAAGAAGACCTCAAAGGCAAACTGGACCACAACTGGGTGACCAGTGAGTGTGACACAATCCAACAACTAACCAAAATCCCTACAATGTCATTCACAACtttaactgctgttttcattccaGGGTGGCTGGATGACATCGGCCTCCCACAGTACAAGAGTCACTTTGATGAGGCTCGTGTGGATGGACGCATGCTGCACTACATGACAGTGGTGAGCTGCTTTTTAAAGCTGTTTCAACTTCCACCGACTCGACCATTCACAGGGTAACACTGCTGTGTGATAACTGTCTGATCCCAGGAGGACTTGCTGTCTCTGAAGGTGGGGAGCGTTCTCCATCACCTCAGCATCAAGAGAGCCATTCAGGTCCTCCGTCTCAACTCCTACGAGCCCAGTTGTCTCAGGCGACGACCCTCTAACGAGGTAACGCACAAAGCCACGGCCcgtttctcttttcccctttctttaAACTCCGTGACTCCGAAATGCTgatttttgctgctgtgtctgtccAGAACAACATCTCTCCGGCAGAGATCTCCCAGTGGACCAACCACAGAGTGATGGAGTGGCTCCGATCAGTGGATTTAGCTGAATATGCCCCAAATCTGAGAGGCAGCGGTGTTCATGGAGGCCTTATGGTGAGTGGGCAGAGACAAAGAGTCGAGATAACGATTTCAGAAGGatagtttattttgtttatttttgaccTTTCCCTGTGACGTTCTCTCAAATGCATTCATGCTCTGAAGGTGCTGGAGCCGCGCTTCAATGTGGAAGCGCTCGCCCTTCTGCTCAACATCCCTCCCAACAAAACCCTGCTGAGACGCCACCTGGCCACACATTTCCACCTGCTCATCGGCTCGGAGGCGCAGCGGCTCAAGCAGGACTGTCTGGAAAACCCAGACTACACTGTCCTCACCGCCACTGCCAAGGTCAAGGTAACTGTCCGTCCACCGTCATGAGCTGGAGCAGCTATAGATTCTGTCAGTCTGCACCTTTTCACTGATGAATCTGCTCCACAACAAGAGGCACTCAAAGGTTGTCTCCAGTTAACTTTCTGTCAAGTCCTCAATTAACTTATTtgtcagctttttaaaaaacgCTCTCATCTCTCCCCACAGCCCAGACGCCTGTCATTTGGAGGTTTTGGGACTCTGAGGAAGAAACGTCAGGATGATGGCGAGGAGTACATCTGCCCCATGAACGTGGAAATgccaaaaagcagcagcttccAGACGGGGGTCCGTAACTATGGGGATGACCTCGACTGCCTGGAACAGGTTCAAAGACAGATTCAGACACGTCCACTTCTCTTGTGCTTCAGAACTTTCTTTGTTTGACCCTCTGAATGTTCGGGCAGATGGAAGACTCCGAGGGGACTGTCAGGCAGATCGGAGCTTTTTCTGAGGGAATCAACAACCTGACGGTGAGAAACTGACCTGCAGTCAGAAAAAAGCCTGCTGCGTTCGGTAAACAACAGTTttgctcctgtgtgtgtttcagagcatGCTGAAGGATGATGAGTTTTTTCAGGAGATCTCAGTCTTCCCTCCAGATGACGACGGTCCCCACGTGTGACTGAGCCGCTGAGCTCCTGAAGCTAAGTTTTCTGGAAAAACACCAAACTCTGTCAAATGTACTCTCCGCCAACATACCACGTTAAACATGTGAGACTCACCTTACCAGTGACCTTATATTTATTAATGCATGAAGTGAAAATGCAGGATTTTATTGCATTAATGTACCTCTATCTGCCATAT
This window encodes:
- the LOC115037160 gene encoding liprin-beta-1-like codes for the protein MMSDASEMLAAALEQMDGIIAGSKAMDYSNGLFDCQSPTSPFLGGLRVLHLLEDLRAALELMDNEERDNLRCQIPDSTAEGLAEWLHGRMTNGHSSEAVYQERLSRLESDKECLILQVSVLTDQVEVQGEKIRDLDTCLEHHREKLNTTEELLQQELLNRSALETQKLELMTEVSSLKLKLTAVERDHTDNEGLYEEVTDLRFRVTDIENERLQCEKKLNATKEELQLLQKQLEERELELRRLKVESHNRPEGGDRDTEMMKMKRVLETLTSTNDEKERRIKELEESLTKFKKVQELVKEKLNEDDYDDIPDEHPAPAPMEVDQVTLVLEGETGRSSGESVPCIAVLSEMNELDRERQLQSLESSPTTSSTDQTSNKSGLGSSSSAKANTTSAESFGSKKARTSFGRGFFKLRGGKQTASSPNLAETGHKGTDHLDLAGVPPSKSHHEAPLPSSPETKKKTKGLKRFFGRLKRSHSTSFNPDDAAEMEFRRGGVRATAGPRLGWSRESKHNAVDIPFSRWSKDDVCAWLHEQGLGLFAAQGQSWIKSGQTLLQASQHDLEKELAMKQPLHRKKLQLALQALGSDEEDLKGKLDHNWVTRWLDDIGLPQYKSHFDEARVDGRMLHYMTVEDLLSLKVGSVLHHLSIKRAIQVLRLNSYEPSCLRRRPSNENNISPAEISQWTNHRVMEWLRSVDLAEYAPNLRGSGVHGGLMVLEPRFNVEALALLLNIPPNKTLLRRHLATHFHLLIGSEAQRLKQDCLENPDYTVLTATAKVKPRRLSFGGFGTLRKKRQDDGEEYICPMNVEMPKSSSFQTGVRNYGDDLDCLEQMEDSEGTVRQIGAFSEGINNLTSMLKDDEFFQEISVFPPDDDGPHV